Proteins encoded together in one Sulfitobacter pontiacus window:
- a CDS encoding cell division protein ZapA, which translates to MPEVTISIGGRQFEVSCQEGEEDYLHAAAKMLDDEAQVLSDQVGRMPEARMLLMAGLLLADKTASVEDKIKEARAELAERDAELASLRNVVVEPERIEVPVIPQSVTDSLAEMAARAEALASEIEDKAQDGARDKAQDGAQ; encoded by the coding sequence ATGCCCGAAGTTACTATCTCTATCGGCGGTCGCCAATTCGAAGTTTCCTGCCAGGAGGGCGAGGAAGACTACCTGCACGCCGCAGCCAAGATGCTCGACGATGAAGCGCAGGTGTTGTCGGATCAGGTAGGCCGGATGCCCGAAGCGCGGATGTTGTTGATGGCGGGCCTGCTGCTTGCCGATAAAACCGCCAGCGTCGAGGATAAGATCAAGGAAGCCCGCGCCGAACTGGCAGAGCGTGACGCAGAGCTTGCAAGCCTGCGCAATGTCGTGGTGGAGCCCGAGCGGATCGAGGTGCCTGTCATCCCGCAAAGCGTCACCGACAGCCTAGCCGAAATGGCCGCCCGCGCCGAAGCCTTGGCGAGCGAGATCGAAGACAAGGCCCAAGACGGGGCCCGAGACAAGGCCCAAGACGGGGCCCAGTGA
- a CDS encoding MliC family protein, with the protein MTLPRAIACGAAAAWWLGVGGSALAQAMPVTATYICERGVEVPVSYATPEQGEATAVLYVENRMVTLVRSRAASGARYAWPSDGSGYVWWSKGDAATLFWHDAAADEDVTLYAACQAQ; encoded by the coding sequence GTGACCCTGCCGCGCGCTATCGCATGCGGGGCCGCGGCGGCGTGGTGGCTCGGGGTAGGGGGCAGCGCTTTGGCGCAGGCCATGCCGGTCACTGCCACCTATATCTGCGAGCGCGGGGTCGAGGTGCCGGTTTCCTATGCCACCCCCGAACAGGGGGAGGCGACGGCTGTGCTTTATGTGGAAAACCGCATGGTCACGCTGGTCCGGAGCCGCGCGGCATCAGGGGCGCGCTATGCATGGCCCTCGGACGGGTCTGGCTATGTCTGGTGGAGCAAGGGGGACGCCGCGACGCTATTCTGGCATGATGCGGCGGCGGATGAAGATGTCACGCTTTACGCGGCGTGTCAGGCGCAGTAA
- the grxD gene encoding Grx4 family monothiol glutaredoxin has protein sequence MTDAKTQIQETITANNVVLFMKGNKTMPQCGFSSRVAGVLNYMNVDYTDVNVLADEELRQGIKDFSDWPTIPQLYVKGEFVGGCDIITEMMLSGELDTLLEDNGVAFDKEAADKIREANG, from the coding sequence ATGACCGACGCAAAGACGCAAATTCAGGAAACCATCACCGCCAACAATGTTGTGCTGTTCATGAAGGGCAACAAGACGATGCCGCAGTGCGGGTTCTCGTCCCGTGTGGCTGGCGTGTTGAACTATATGAACGTCGACTACACCGATGTGAACGTGCTGGCCGACGAAGAGCTGCGTCAGGGGATCAAGGACTTCTCTGACTGGCCCACCATCCCGCAGCTTTACGTCAAAGGCGAATTCGTCGGCGGCTGTGACATCATCACCGAAATGATGCTGTCGGGCGAGCTGGACACGCTGCTGGAAGACAACGGCGTCGCCTTTGACAAAGAAGCCGCAGACAAGATCCGCGAAGCCAACGGCTAA
- a CDS encoding BolA/IbaG family iron-sulfur metabolism protein yields the protein MPMQAREIEDLLRETFPNAKITVEGNDGVHMAAMIIDESFRGQNRVQQQRAVYAALKGRMDGSNGELHALALTTKAPD from the coding sequence ATGCCCATGCAAGCCCGCGAAATCGAAGACCTGCTGCGCGAGACCTTTCCAAACGCCAAGATCACCGTCGAAGGCAATGACGGCGTGCATATGGCCGCGATGATCATCGATGAAAGTTTCCGTGGCCAGAACCGTGTGCAACAGCAACGTGCCGTCTATGCCGCGCTCAAGGGCCGGATGGATGGATCGAACGGCGAGTTGCACGCGCTCGCGCTGACGACCAAAGCGCCGGATTGA
- a CDS encoding XdhC family protein, which translates to MEIFENAPERAYAWAQAGRGAALATVVETWGSAPRRVGAQLAITADGEMQGSVSGGCVEGAVVVEALEAIEDGTPRLLEYGVSDGDAFAVGLACGGKIRVLVEPVGAKAMPFDVLGDLVRARAARQPVAYQVPLSGGVGRLVTGGYADRFRMDRSGVEEDGDTFVAIHNPPLRLVIVGAVHIAQALVPMAQVAGFDAVVIDPREAFGSQARFPDAQVINDWPDAAMDTVGVDTRSAVVLLTHDPKLDDPALHIALRSDAFYIGALGSKRTHASRVARLEEAGFTAADIARINGPVGLDIGAASPPEIAVSILSQMIQALRKP; encoded by the coding sequence ATGGAGATTTTCGAGAACGCACCGGAACGCGCCTATGCATGGGCGCAAGCGGGCCGCGGGGCCGCGCTGGCCACGGTGGTGGAGACATGGGGCTCTGCCCCGCGACGGGTTGGCGCGCAGCTGGCCATCACCGCAGATGGCGAGATGCAGGGCTCTGTCTCGGGCGGTTGTGTCGAGGGGGCCGTGGTGGTTGAAGCGCTCGAGGCGATCGAGGACGGCACGCCGCGTTTGCTGGAATATGGCGTCAGCGATGGCGACGCCTTTGCCGTGGGGCTGGCCTGCGGCGGAAAGATTCGCGTGTTGGTCGAACCTGTGGGCGCAAAGGCGATGCCGTTTGACGTTCTGGGCGACCTCGTCCGCGCCCGCGCCGCGCGCCAGCCCGTGGCCTACCAGGTGCCCCTGTCGGGCGGGGTGGGGCGCTTGGTCACGGGCGGCTATGCAGACCGCTTTCGCATGGACCGTTCCGGCGTTGAAGAGGATGGCGATACATTCGTCGCGATCCACAACCCGCCGCTGCGGCTGGTTATCGTCGGGGCGGTACATATCGCGCAGGCCTTGGTGCCCATGGCGCAGGTCGCGGGCTTTGACGCCGTGGTCATCGACCCGCGCGAGGCCTTTGGCTCGCAAGCGCGTTTCCCCGATGCACAGGTGATCAACGACTGGCCGGACGCGGCGATGGACACCGTCGGCGTTGATACCCGCAGCGCCGTTGTGCTGCTGACCCACGACCCCAAACTCGACGACCCCGCGCTGCATATAGCACTCCGGTCCGACGCCTTCTATATCGGGGCGCTCGGATCGAAACGCACCCATGCCTCCCGCGTGGCACGGCTGGAAGAGGCGGGCTTTACCGCGGCCGACATCGCGCGCATCAACGGCCCCGTCGGGCTGGACATCGGGGCCGCCAGCCCGCCCGAGATCGCGGTGTCGATCCTGTCGCAGATGATCCAAGCCCTGAGAAAACCGTGA
- a CDS encoding molybdopterin-binding protein codes for MKFGPIDTAQAEGAVLAHSIALPSGRLRKGLRLEPAHLAALRAEGIDSIIVAQLASGDADENTAAAQVAQAVLAAHPHLTMTRAFTGRVNLLADGPGVAQLDVGALEALNAVHPMITLATVPPFQQMAAGGMVATIKIISYAVAQSDLAAACDAGRGAIRLVPPQIRDATLIITEIDGGAGDKGKKAIADRLSALDVDLKKVVMVPHEVTALRDAIAAADTALTLILTGSATSDIDDVAPQALRAAGGEVSRFGMPVDPGNLLFLGQMGDTPVIGLPGCARAPALNGADWVLSRVICGIEVSPRDIARMGVGGLLKEIATRPQPRRG; via the coding sequence GTGAAGTTCGGCCCCATCGACACGGCGCAGGCCGAGGGTGCCGTGCTGGCCCATTCCATCGCATTGCCCTCGGGCCGTTTGCGCAAGGGGTTACGGCTAGAGCCCGCCCATCTTGCCGCGCTTCGGGCAGAGGGCATCGACAGCATCATCGTGGCGCAGCTCGCGTCAGGGGATGCGGATGAAAACACCGCCGCGGCACAGGTGGCGCAGGCCGTGCTGGCGGCGCATCCCCATCTGACGATGACGCGCGCCTTTACCGGCCGCGTGAACCTGCTGGCCGATGGGCCGGGGGTGGCGCAGCTGGATGTGGGCGCGCTTGAAGCGTTGAACGCCGTGCACCCGATGATCACGCTGGCCACGGTCCCGCCGTTCCAGCAGATGGCAGCGGGGGGCATGGTGGCGACGATCAAGATTATCTCTTACGCCGTCGCGCAAAGCGATCTTGCCGCCGCCTGCGATGCGGGGCGCGGCGCGATCCGGCTGGTGCCGCCGCAAATCAGGGACGCGACGCTGATCATCACCGAGATTGACGGCGGCGCGGGCGACAAGGGGAAAAAGGCCATCGCAGACCGGCTTTCTGCGCTGGATGTGGATCTGAAAAAAGTCGTCATGGTCCCGCATGAGGTCACCGCCCTGCGCGATGCCATTGCCGCGGCGGATACGGCGCTGACGCTGATCCTCACCGGCTCTGCCACCTCTGACATTGATGACGTGGCCCCGCAGGCCCTGCGCGCCGCGGGCGGAGAGGTCTCGCGCTTTGGCATGCCGGTTGATCCGGGCAATCTGCTGTTTCTGGGGCAGATGGGCGATACGCCGGTGATCGGCCTGCCGGGCTGCGCGCGCGCGCCTGCGTTGAATGGGGCAGATTGGGTGCTGTCGCGGGTGATCTGCGGCATAGAGGTATCCCCGCGCGATATCGCCCGCATGGGGGTGGGCGGCTTGCTGAAAGAGATCGCCACCCGCCCGCAACCAAGACGCGGTTGA
- a CDS encoding (2Fe-2S)-binding protein, with amino-acid sequence MTEVKMTVNGKPASGAVEGRTLLASFLRENLSLTGTHIGCDTSQCGACVVHVNGEAVKACTMLAVEADGAEVKTIESMANPDGSLTVIQQAFQDHHGLQCGFCTPGMIMSASALLKDNPKPTEAEVRHYLDGNICRCTGYHNIVKAIMAASGQDVSALAAE; translated from the coding sequence ATGACCGAGGTCAAAATGACCGTGAACGGCAAACCTGCATCCGGTGCCGTCGAAGGGCGCACGTTGCTGGCGTCATTCCTGCGCGAAAACCTGAGCCTGACCGGCACGCATATCGGCTGCGACACCAGCCAGTGCGGGGCCTGCGTGGTTCATGTCAACGGAGAGGCGGTCAAGGCCTGCACCATGCTCGCGGTCGAAGCGGACGGGGCCGAGGTCAAGACGATCGAATCCATGGCCAATCCCGATGGATCGCTGACAGTGATCCAACAGGCGTTTCAGGACCACCACGGGCTGCAATGCGGCTTTTGTACACCGGGCATGATCATGTCGGCCTCGGCGCTGCTGAAAGACAACCCCAAGCCGACCGAGGCAGAGGTCCGGCACTATCTGGACGGCAATATCTGCCGCTGCACCGGTTACCATAACATCGTCAAAGCGATCATGGCCGCATCCGGTCAGGACGTCAGCGCGCTAGCTGCCGAATAA